One region of Athene noctua chromosome 18, bAthNoc1.hap1.1, whole genome shotgun sequence genomic DNA includes:
- the ASPSCR1 gene encoding tether containing UBX domain for GLUT4 isoform X2, which yields MVPVSSRGAVGSTVRIALQLDDGSRLQDTFQCQQTLWELLNHFAKIREFMEQPGEFSPVCIYMRDEISGKDALEKATLKSLGLTGGSAIIRVVMKKCSSSGQEEAVGATVPCDELTGRPDSVEAAVDVPLPQANTFPEDLDHREVAMSLNSSTDKQDSVRESHASSEELQPSPEPKSTPFVPFFGDGQRLGDSSVAALSLGLDTPSSKLPTTFSSPGGPSKPKKSKNSQELQKEQEQLVEREPLVCHLDLLEPLPAGPEELPDEFFEVTVDDVRKRLAQLQSERKRLEEAPLMTKSLREAQLKEKLERYPKVVLRVHFPDRHVLQGFFRPSETVGILRDFVRSHLAEADLPFYLFIAPPRIILNDESLTLFEAKLFPTAVIHFGSEEYRDCYLRSDLLSSAVSPSAADLLVARCLSKSLVPSASSSLESTVLSLSEPEVGGDRKSDKQPEPARVQEAPQVLRRTPGKIPKWLKLPGGKR from the exons GGAGTTTATGGAACAGCCTGGTGAATTCTCTCCAGTCTGTATTTACATGCGAGATGAG aTATCAGGAAAAGATGCCCTAGAGAAGGCAACACTGAAGTCACTTGGCCTGACTGGAGGCAGTGCCATCATCAG AGTTGTCATGAAGAAGTGCAGTTCATCTGGTCAGGAGGAAGCTGTGGGTGCCACCGTGCCATGTGATGAGCTGACAGGGAGGCCAGACTCTGTTGAAGCAGCAGTGGATGTGCCCCTACCTCAAGCAAACACATTCCCAGAGGACTTGGACCACAGGGAGGTGGCCATGTCTTTAAACAGCTCCACAGACAAGCAAGACTCAGTTAGAGAATCCCATGCCAGCTCGGAGGAGCTGCAGCCTTCGCCAGAGCCCAAGTCTACCCCATTTGTCCCTTTTTTTGGAGATGGACAGCGTCTGGGGGACTCTTCTGTAGCTGCACTATCTCTTGGGTTAGATACGCCATCTTCAAAGCTGCCAACAACTTTTTCCAGCCCTGGAGGTCCCTCAAAGCCAAAGAAGTCTAAGAACAGCCAAGAACTGCAGAAGGAGCAGGAACAG CTTGTAGAACGAGAGCCACTGGTGTGTCACCTAGACCTACTAGAACCACTTCCTGCTGGGCCAGAAGAGCTTCCTGATGAATTTTTTGAAGTCACGGTGGATGACGTACGGAAACGTTTGGCACAGTTGCAGAGTGAGAG GAAACGCCTGGAAGAAGCTCCACTGATGACAAAATCTTTGAGGGAGGCTCAGCTGAAGGAGAAGTTAGAGCGTTACCCAAAG GTGGTGTTGAGAGTCCATTTTCCAGACCGTCATGTTCTGCAGGGGTTCTTCCGTCCTAGTGAAACTG TCGGCATTTTGAGAGACTTCGTCAGAAGCCACCTTGCAGAGGCAGACTTGCCATTTTACTTGT ttatTGCACCTCCCAGAATCATCTTGAACGATGAAAGTTTGACACTCTTTGAG GCTAAACTCTTTCCAACTGCTGTCATTCATTTTGGGTCCGAGGAGTACAGGG attGTTACCTGAGATCAGACCTGCTGAGCTCTGCAGTCTCCCCATCTGCAGCTGATTTATTAGTAGCCAG atGTTTGTCCAAATCGTTAGTTCCTTCTGCTTCGTCATCTTTAGAATCAACAGTTCTGTCCCTGTCTGAACCAGAAGTGGGCGGTGACAGAAAGTCTGACAAGCAGCCAGAGCCAGCAAGAGTGCAGGAAGCTCCACAGGTGTTGAGAAGGACCCCTGGGAAAATACCCAAATGGCTGAAGCTGCCAG GTGGGAAGAGATGA